A region of Pyxidicoccus parkwaysis DNA encodes the following proteins:
- a CDS encoding SDR family NAD(P)-dependent oxidoreductase, with the protein MTTPNLLLSRGHRALVTGASGGIGEAFARLLAARGMDLVLVARSEDKLRALASELSKAHGIRAEVLATDLSRTDAPRQLHAACEARGLPVDLLINNAGFGSYGPFDSHPFEREHEQVMLNVTALVDLTRLFLPAMLSRGAGGIINVASTAGFHPVPYMAVYAATKAFVVSFTESLWAETRERGVRVVALNPGPVETGFFDAVGTRDVAVGTMATPEGVAAAGLRALEQGRVSVMPGWRNRIQSSLPRFFPRGFTVRLIARMMKPRTPALPPGAASARG; encoded by the coding sequence ATGACCACTCCGAATCTCCTCCTCTCCCGGGGCCACCGCGCCCTCGTCACCGGCGCCTCGGGCGGCATCGGTGAGGCCTTCGCCCGCCTGCTCGCCGCGCGTGGCATGGACCTCGTCCTCGTGGCGCGCTCGGAGGACAAGCTCCGCGCGCTGGCCTCCGAGCTGTCCAAGGCGCATGGCATCCGCGCGGAGGTGCTGGCCACGGACCTGAGCCGGACGGATGCCCCGCGCCAGCTCCATGCCGCGTGCGAGGCGCGAGGGCTGCCGGTGGACCTGCTCATCAACAACGCGGGCTTCGGCTCCTACGGCCCCTTCGACTCGCACCCCTTCGAGCGCGAGCACGAGCAGGTGATGCTCAACGTCACCGCGCTGGTGGACCTCACCCGCCTCTTCCTGCCCGCGATGCTGTCGCGCGGAGCCGGCGGCATCATCAACGTCGCCTCCACCGCCGGCTTCCATCCCGTGCCGTACATGGCCGTGTACGCGGCGACCAAGGCCTTCGTCGTCTCCTTCACCGAGTCCCTCTGGGCGGAGACGCGCGAGCGCGGCGTCCGGGTGGTGGCCTTGAACCCCGGTCCCGTGGAGACGGGCTTCTTCGACGCGGTGGGCACGCGCGACGTGGCCGTGGGGACCATGGCCACGCCGGAGGGTGTCGCGGCGGCGGGCCTGCGCGCCCTGGAGCAGGGCCGCGTCTCCGTCATGCCGGGCTGGCGCAACCGCATCCAGTCCTCCCTGCCCCGCTTCTTCCCTCGGGGCTTCACCGTCCGCCTCATCGCTCGGATGATGAAGCCCCGGACGCCCGCGCTGCCCCCGGGCGCCGCCTCCGCCCGCGGATGA
- a CDS encoding TetR/AcrR family transcriptional regulator: protein MARPVTIQDEDILKAAREVFLERGMRATSLEIAERARVSPGILFKRFKTKEALFRAAMTPQGDSERLLPIDLEARVGRGSVEDTLVELGTHLLEQFTSFTPTTMMAWSNRQDAEPGAGAHQPVASATERAAKRVREVAGYLAAEARLGRIREGDFDIVAQTFIGALWHHNFLQVMLDKVRRQPAAQQAYVRGVVHSLWVGLAPARPSRR from the coding sequence ATGGCCCGGCCCGTCACCATCCAGGACGAAGACATTCTCAAGGCCGCGCGCGAGGTGTTCCTCGAGCGCGGCATGCGGGCGACGAGCCTGGAAATCGCCGAGCGCGCCCGCGTCTCGCCGGGCATCCTCTTCAAGCGCTTCAAGACGAAGGAGGCGCTGTTCCGCGCGGCGATGACGCCGCAGGGGGACTCCGAGCGTCTGCTGCCCATCGACCTCGAGGCGCGGGTGGGCAGGGGGAGCGTCGAGGACACGCTCGTGGAATTGGGCACGCACCTGCTGGAGCAGTTCACCAGCTTCACGCCCACGACGATGATGGCCTGGAGCAACCGCCAGGACGCGGAGCCGGGCGCGGGTGCGCATCAGCCTGTCGCCAGCGCCACGGAGCGCGCGGCGAAGCGGGTCCGCGAGGTGGCGGGCTACCTCGCCGCCGAGGCCCGGCTGGGGCGCATCCGCGAGGGCGACTTCGACATCGTCGCGCAGACGTTCATCGGTGCCCTGTGGCACCACAACTTCCTGCAGGTGATGCTCGACAAGGTGCGCAGGCAGCCCGCCGCGCAGCAGGCGTATGTCCGTGGCGTCGTGCACTCCCTCTGGGTGGGCCTGGCGCCCGCCCGCCCTTCCCGCCGCTGA
- a CDS encoding SDR family oxidoreductase — MILITGATGNIGSELVQQLSARGAPLRIVTRDERKVAHLDARIERVIGNLSERDTVQRAVRGVERLFMVTLLTGEGDTADPMLIEEARKAGVRHVVKVSSLGTAGKSRMGQMHREKEQLIEASGMGWTFLRPGSFMSNALQWVGPIRAQGKVFTPTADGKVAPIDPKDIAAVAAVALTSSGHEGQVHELTGPELLSAHDQVRILAGILGRTLQCVDVPVTVAGENVRKSGAPDWMVEGLMELWTAIRSGNGGILKDGVQRVTGRPARTFEQWCQEHRGAFS, encoded by the coding sequence ATGATTCTCATCACCGGAGCGACGGGAAACATCGGCAGCGAGCTGGTTCAGCAGTTGTCGGCGCGGGGAGCGCCGCTGCGCATCGTCACGCGTGACGAGCGGAAGGTGGCGCATCTGGACGCGCGCATCGAGCGCGTCATCGGCAACCTGAGTGAGCGGGACACCGTGCAGCGCGCGGTGCGGGGTGTGGAGCGCCTGTTCATGGTGACGCTCCTGACGGGTGAGGGCGACACGGCGGACCCGATGCTCATCGAGGAGGCACGCAAGGCCGGGGTTCGGCACGTGGTGAAGGTGTCGTCGCTGGGCACGGCGGGGAAGAGCCGTATGGGGCAGATGCACCGTGAGAAGGAGCAGCTCATCGAGGCGTCAGGGATGGGGTGGACGTTCCTGCGGCCGGGCTCGTTCATGTCCAACGCGCTCCAGTGGGTGGGGCCCATCCGTGCGCAGGGGAAGGTCTTCACTCCGACGGCGGACGGGAAGGTGGCACCCATCGACCCGAAGGACATCGCGGCCGTCGCGGCGGTGGCGCTCACCTCCTCCGGCCATGAGGGACAGGTTCATGAGCTGACGGGACCGGAGCTGCTGAGCGCTCATGACCAGGTGCGAATCCTGGCGGGCATTCTCGGCAGGACCCTCCAGTGCGTGGACGTGCCCGTCACGGTGGCGGGAGAGAACGTTCGCAAGTCCGGCGCGCCCGACTGGATGGTGGAGGGGCTGATGGAATTGTGGACGGCCATCCGCTCCGGCAACGGCGGCATCCTGAAGGACGGCGTGCAGCGCGTCACCGGCCGGCCGGCGCGGACCTTCGAGCAGTGGTGCCAGGAGCACCGGGGCGCGTTCTCCTGA
- a CDS encoding NIPSNAP family protein, with amino-acid sequence MTRRWIEVRSYNLKSGTRQAFHDLFTRQALPMLERWSVDVVSAGPSPQDDVSYFLIRAYDSVAHRDQSQDAFYGSDEWRQGPREAILAFIESYTSVMLEVEEATIQDLRRTGTPLPAHRAAP; translated from the coding sequence ATGACCCGACGCTGGATTGAAGTCCGCTCGTACAACCTCAAGTCCGGGACGCGGCAGGCGTTCCATGACCTCTTCACGCGGCAAGCGCTGCCGATGCTGGAGCGATGGAGCGTCGACGTCGTCTCCGCGGGCCCGTCCCCGCAGGACGACGTGTCGTACTTCCTCATCCGCGCCTATGACAGCGTCGCCCACCGCGACCAGAGCCAGGACGCCTTCTACGGCAGCGACGAGTGGCGCCAGGGACCTCGCGAGGCCATCCTCGCCTTCATCGAGAGCTACACCTCGGTGATGCTCGAAGTCGAGGAGGCCACCATCCAGGACCTGCGGCGGACGGGCACTCCCCTGCCCGCCCACCGCGCCGCTCCGTGA
- a CDS encoding DKNYY domain-containing protein, with the protein MLAHAIHHELAPTQATFDAMSLTKVVLLSLGAVVLLGVAVLFISWSFISSLFTNSYEIKNGKVLYHVAGIGLSEVTGADAETFREMRAGNHGFGEDKHGIYFHTQRLPGVDRDSFVILSEASYWSKDKNTVFYGADVLPEVDASRFRLLSPYYGTDGKSVYSGGRLIAGADPETFELVGKDGTMARDKNAWYRHEERGHMKNGTFVSDEEEAEDAESDSQAP; encoded by the coding sequence ATGCTGGCCCACGCGATTCACCACGAGCTGGCTCCGACTCAAGCTACGTTCGACGCCATGAGTCTCACCAAAGTCGTGTTGCTCTCCCTGGGGGCTGTGGTCCTGCTGGGAGTTGCCGTCCTCTTCATCTCCTGGAGCTTTATCTCCAGCCTCTTCACCAACAGCTACGAGATCAAGAACGGCAAGGTCCTCTACCACGTCGCGGGAATCGGCCTGTCCGAGGTCACTGGTGCCGATGCCGAGACGTTCCGGGAGATGCGGGCTGGGAATCACGGCTTCGGTGAAGACAAGCACGGCATCTACTTCCATACGCAAAGGCTGCCCGGGGTGGACCGGGACAGCTTCGTCATCCTGTCCGAGGCTTCGTACTGGTCGAAGGACAAGAACACGGTGTTCTACGGCGCCGACGTCCTTCCCGAGGTGGACGCCTCGAGATTCCGCCTGCTCAGCCCTTATTACGGAACGGACGGCAAGTCCGTGTACAGCGGCGGTCGGCTTATCGCGGGGGCTGACCCTGAAACGTTCGAGCTGGTCGGCAAGGACGGAACGATGGCCAGGGACAAGAACGCCTGGTACCGCCATGAGGAGCGCGGCCACATGAAGAACGGCACCTTCGTCAGTGACGAAGAGGAGGCCGAGGACGCGGAGAGTGACTCCCAGGCCCCGTGA